TGTCCGGGGCCCAGCGCTCGAAGGAGAGCAGCGCGCTCTGGTCGGCGTTGGCGCAGTCGAGAAACTCCATCTCCCCGCCCGCCGGCAGGCCCGTCGTGCCTTCGGTCGTGTACGAGGCGCGGCCACGTTCGGACTCGTGGAACGTCACGCCGTCGACGACGTAGCGGTCGCCGGGCTGCAGCGTCAGGTCCTTGCGGGTCACCCACATCACGAGCTCGAGGCGCCCGTCGTCCTCCTCCACGCTGAACCAGACCGGGTCATCGCCGCCCTCCAGCAGATGCTCCCACCACACGAACGGTCCCTCGCGGAACGTCACGGAGCCCCGCACCACATAGTCGACGCCGCCATAGCTGACGATGGCGCCCGGGCCGAGCTGCCGCGGACCGAATTGGGGTGGCGAGGCATCGAACGACAGCGGGTCCCGTCGCGCGCCCGCCGGCCCGGATGCTCGGGGCCGGCGCAGCGCCACCACGAGAACGACGACCGACGCGATGAACAACGCCGCGGCGATGACGACCAGCACTGTTCCCACGGACCAGCCTTCCGCCCCCCGGCTTGAGCAACGTGGGCTATAAGTTAACAGCTTTACGCCGACACACCGGTCGACTGACGAAGAATGGTCGGACCCAGCGGCTAGCCTATCGAACAGCTGTTCTACAGGCGGGAGCGGTAATGCGGGTGATGGGTGTCGACCCGGGGCTGACCCGGTGCGGCCTGTCCGTGGTCGAGAGCGGGCGGGGGCGCAGCGTGGTCGCGCTGGACGTCGACGTGGTGCGCACGCCGTCGGACGCGGCGCTGCCGATGCGGCTGCTGGCCATCAGCGACGCTGTCGAGCACTGGCTGGACACCCATCGGCCGGACGTGATCGCGATCGAGCGGGTGTTCTCCCAGCTGAACGTGACGACGGTGATGGGCACCGCGCAGGCCGGCGGGGTGATCGCGCTGGCCGCGGCCAGGCGCGGGCTGGACGTCTACTTTCACACCCCGACCGAGGTTAAGGCGGCGGTCACCGGCAACGGCACCGCCGACAAGGCGCAGGTCACCGCCATGGTCACCAAAATCCTTGCGCTGCAAGCCAAGCCGACACCTGCCGACGCCGCCGACGCGCTCGCGCTGGCGATCTGCCACTGCTGGCGGGCGCCGATGCTCGCGCGGCTGGCCCAGGCCGAGGCGCTGGCCGCGCGCCAGCGGCAGGCCTACAACGCGAAGCTCAAGGCGCAGCTGAAGGCGGCGCGATGATCGCCTCGGTGCGCGGTGAGGTGCTCGCGGTGGCGCTCGACCACGCGGTGATCGAGGCCGCCGGCGTGGGTTACCGCGTGAACGCCACCCCGTCGACCCTGGCGACGCTGCGCCAGGGCAGCGAGGCCGGGCTGATCACCGCGATGATCGTCCGCGAGGACTCCATGACGCTGTACGGGTTCGCCGACGCCGAGACCCGCGACCTGTTCCTGACGCTGATGTCGGTGTCGGGGGTGGGGCCGCGGCTGGCTATGGCGACGCTGGCCGTGCACGACGCCGCGGCGCTGCGCCAGGCGCTGCACGACGGCGACGTCGCCGCGCTGACCCGGGTCCCGGGCATCGGCAAGCGCGGCGCCGAGCGGATGGTGCTGGAGTTGCGCGACAAGATCGGCGCGCCGAGTGCTGGGGGAGTGCCGGCGAGCGCCGCGTCCAACGGCCACGCGGTGCGCGGTCCCGTGGTCGAGGCGCTGATCGGACTCGGGTTTCCGGCCAAGCAGGCCGAGGAGGCCACCGACAAGGTGCTGGCCGACGCGCAGGACGCGACGACGTCGGGCACGCTGCGGGCCGCCCTGTCGGTGCTGGGTAAGTCCCGATGAACCGCGATTTCGCGGACGAGCCGCCGGACCGGGAGGTCTCGCCCGCATTGACCGTCGGCGAGGGTGACATCGACGTCAGCCTGCGGCCGCGGTCGTTGCGCGAGTTCATCGGCCAGCCGCGGGTGCGCGAACAGCTGCAGCTGGTCATCGAGGGCGCCAAGAATCGGGGTGGAACGCCGGACCACATCCTGCTGTCCGGCCCGCCCGGGCTGGGCAAGACGTCGCTGGCCATGATCATCGCCGCCGAGCTGGGGTCCTCGTTGCGCGTCACGTCCGGTCCCGCCCTGGAGCGCGCCGGCGACCTGGCCGCGATGCTGTCGAACCTGGTCGAGCACGACGTGCTGTTCATCGACGAGATCCATCGCATCGCGCGGCCGGCCGAGGAAATGCTCTATTTGGCGATGGAGGATTTCCGGGTCGACGTGGTGGTGGGCAAGGGGCCAGGCGCCACCTCGATCCCGCTGGAGGTTGCGCCGTTCACGCTGGTCGGCGCTACCACCCGGTCCGGCGCGCTGACGGGTCCGCTGCGCGACCGGTTCGGCTTCACCGCACACATGGACTTCTACGAGCCGGCCGAGCTGGAGCGCGTGCTGGCCCGGTCGGCGGGGATCCTCGGCATCGAGCTGGGCGACGACGCCGGCGCCGAGATCGCCCGCCGCTCGCGCGGGACGCCGCGCATCGCCAACCGGCTGCTGCGCCGCGTCCGGGACTACGCCGAGGTGCGCGCCGACGGAATCATCACCCGCGACGTCGCCAAGTCCGCCCTCGCGGTGTACGACGTCGACGAGCTCGGCCTGGATCGGCTGGACCGGGCGGTGCTCTCGGCGCTGACCCGCAGCTTCGGCGGCGGCCCGGTCGGGGTGTCGACGCTCGCGGTCGCGGTCGGCGAAGAGGCGGCGACGGTGGAAGAGGTCTGCGAGCCTTTTCTGGTGCGCGCCGGCATGATCGCGCGCACCCCGCGCGGGCGGGTGGCCACCCCGCAGGCCTGGACGCACCTGGGCATGACCCCGCCCGTCGGCGCCAGCCAACCGGGTCTGTTCGAGTAGCGGCGGGTCGCCACCATAGAGTCGGTGGTGATCGTGAGCGCGGCGGAGCCGGGCGAAGCGGGTCGCCACCATAGAGTCGGTGGCGATCGTGAGCGCGGCGGAGCCGGGCGAAGCGGGTCGCCACCATAGAGTCAGTGGCGATGGTGAGTATCTGATCGGTCGGCCAGGAGGACGCGATGATCAACGCCGGGTTGATATTCGCCGGGCTGGCTGCCCTGTTGCACGTCTACATCTTCATTATGGAGTCCCTGACCTGGACCTCCCCGCGCACCCGCGCGACGTTCGGCACGACGCCCGAGGAGGCCGAGACCACCAAGCTCCTCGCCTTCAACCAGGGCTTTTACAACTTGTTCCTGGCGATCATCACCGCCGTCGGCATTGCCACGGTTTCCATCGGGCATCACGTCGTCGGGGCGACACTCATCCTCGCCGGAGCCGGCTCGATGGCCGCGGCCGCGGTCGTTCTCCTGGTGTCGGCGCCGGACAAGGCCCGGGCCGCCCTGGTCCAGGGCATTTTCCCTGCCCTTGCCATCGCGCTGCTGCTTCTCGGCGTGCGCTGACGACTCCGGGCGGGTTACTTCCCGGGGACCGGGGGTACCCATCGGGAGCCGGAAAACGGCCCGGCTTCTACCGAGGAGATGTCATGAAACACGCAGAATATGACCGCCCGCGCGCGCTGAGTATGCCGCGCTCGCGCGGTGCGATCAGTGGATTGCTCCTGGTCATCCTGGGTGCCTGGGGCGCCCTGATCCCGTTCGTCGGCCCCCGGTTCAACTTCGCGTACACGCCCGACAGGGACTGGGCGTGGAGCTCGGCCCGCGGCTGGCTCGAGGTGCTGCCGGGAGCCGCGACCGTGGTCGGCGGCCTGCTGTTGATCGTCGCCGGCAATCGCGTCGCCGCGATGCTGGGCGGCTGGCTGGCCGTGCTGGCCGGTGCGTGGTTCGTGGTGGGGGAGCAGGTGGCGCCGCTGCTGGGAATCGGCTCCGCCGGTGACCCGATCGCCGCGACCGAGCGCAAGCGCGCGCTGCTGGAGGTCTCCTACTTCGACGGGCTGGGCGCGCTCATCATCTTCGTCGGCGGCGTCGTCCTTGCGCGCACGGCGGTTCGGCTGGCGCGGGACGTGGCGCCCGTAACCGCCGCGCCGCCGGGGGCCGAGCCCTTCGATCCCGTCCGTGAGTCGCTGGAGGAGCCGGTTTCTTCGGGCGCGCTGACCAAGCCGCGGATGGACCGCTACGCCCCGGCCGAGGCCCAGCACAAGCGGGGCTGGCGTCGCCAGCGCGCCGGCGCGGGGTACCTGCGCTGGCCGCACCCGCAGGGCTGACCCGAAGACCGGACAAAGCAATCGCCCGGCCCCCGTGGGGGCCGGGCGATCTGCTGTTCGCCGAGCCTGTCAGAGCAGCCCGAGCAGCTGCAGGTCGGTGACGTACTTGACGATGATCGGCGCCGAGACGTGCGGGATGTCCTTGTCCGGACCGATCTTCGCCTCCTGCACGGCGGCGCGGAACCGGTCGGTCGGTGCCAGCGAGCCGCGCAGCGGCTTCTCGGGCTGCTGGTAGTTGTGCAGCAGCGGCAGCAGCGAGTACTGGCGCTGGCGCTCGGGCAGGGCCCGCATCGACCCCTCGAACCGGCGCAGCCATTCGCCGTAGTCGGCGATGCGCTGGAGGGAGTACCCGGCGTCGATCAGCCAGTCGACGTACTCGTCGAGCCCGATGCCGTCGTCGTACGGGTTCATCACGTGGTACGTGTCGTAACCCTCCCGCGGGCTCAGCGTGGAGATCGCGGCGGCGATGAACTCGACCGGCAGGCCGTCGTAGTGCGCCCGCTGCCGATTCCCGTTCTCGTCCAGCTCGTAGAACGAGCCGGGCGCGATGCCGGTCGCCACCAGGCTCAGCATCAGCCGGGTGAACATGTCCGGCAGGTTGAGCTGGCCCGCATAGGTGGTGTCGGCCAGGATCATGTCGCAGCGGAACACCGCGACCGGGAGACCGCACAGGTCGTGGGCCTCGCGCAGCAGCACCTCACCGGCCCACTTGCTGTTGCCGTAGCCGTTGGCGTAGTTGTCGTTGACCGCCCGCGTCGCGCTGACCTGCCGGACGTCGGCGTCCTCGACGAACTGGCCCGGCTGGATCTGGTCGCCCACGCCGATCGTCGACACGTAGGTGTACGGCTTGAGCTTCGTCGTCAGCGCGATGCGGATCAGCTCCGCGGTGCCAACCGCGTTGGGGCCGAACAGCTCGCTGTACGGCAGCACGTGGTTGACCAGGGCCGCCGGGTCGACGATCAGGTCGACCGTGTCGGCCAGCCGCTGCCACGTCTGCGCGTCCAGGCCGAGGTTCGCCTCGCCCTTGTCACCGGCGATGACCTCGAGGTGGTCGGCCGCCAGCTCCCGGTAGTGCTCGAGCAGCTTGGGGTCACCGCTGTCGAAGGTCTTGTCCAGCCGGGCGCGCGCCTCCTCGTCGGACTTGGCGCGCACCAGGGCGATCACCTTGCCGTCGACCAGGTCCATCCGCTCCAGCCATTCCAGCGCCAGGTAGCGGCCGAGGAAGCCCGTGGAGCCCGTCAGGAGCACCGTGCGCACCTCGGCGGCCGGCTTCGGCAGGTTCGGCGCCGCAGACAGCGTCTCCGCGTCGAGGAACTTGTCCAGGGTCAGGTCGCTCGCGCGCACCTCGGTCGCGCCGCGGCCGTGCACCGCGGCGAACGTGGGCCGCTTGGTGCCCTGCCGTTCGGCCTCGATGTAGCCGGCGATGGCCGCCAGGTCGTTGGCCGGGCTGACGATGACACCCACCGGGACGTCGATGTCGAAGATCTCGCGCAGCAGGTTGCCGAAGGTCAACGCCGATAGGGAGTCTCCGCCCAGGTCGGTGAAGTGCGCATCGGGGGACAGGTCGCTGGCCGCCGTGCCCAGCATGGCCGCCGCGGCGCGGGTGACGGTCTGCAGCACCGGTGCGTCGGCACCGCTGCGCCGCAGTTCGGCCAGCTCGTTGGCCTGCCCCTGGGCCAGCTCGGCGTACAGCTGCTCCAGCCGCTCACCGTAGTGCTGCTTGAGCTTCGGCCACGCCAGCTTGCGGATCCCGGTCAGCAGGCCGTTCTCCAGGCTGAACGGCGTGGTCTCGATGATGAAGTCGCGGGGCACCTCATAGGACTGCAGGTCGGCCTGGCGCGCAACGCTCTGCAGCGAGTCGGCGATCTCACCCTTGAGGGTGTCGAGATCCCAGCGCGCCAGCGCCTCCTCGGTGGGCACCACGACGGCCAGCAGGTACGGCTGCGAGCTGTTGCCGTAGACGTAGATCTGGCGGACGAGCGGGCTGTTGCCGAACTCCGCCTCCAGCTTGGCCAGCGTGACGAACTCGCCCTGGGCGAGCTTGAGCACGTTGTTGCGGCGGTCGACGTACACCAGCCGGTCGGGCGCCACTTCGGCGAACACGTCGCCGGTGCGGTAGTACCCGTCCTCGTCGAACACGCTGGCGGTGGTCTCGGCCCGCTTGTAGTAGCCCGGGAACATGTTCTCCGTCCGCAGCAGCAGCTCGCCGCGCGGATACGGCCGGTCGGTGGCGAAGTAGCCCAGGTCCGGCACGTCGACCAACTTGTAGTCGATGACCGGCGGGCGCTGGACCTCGCCGTCGAACAGCACCATGCCGGCCTCGGTCGAGCCGTAGCCGTCCAGCAGGTCCATCTGCAGTAGCGAGACGACCCAGTTGCGTAGATCCGGCGAGGTGGGCGCCGAGCCCGTCATCGCGAAGATGAACCGGCCGCCCAGCAGGTACCGCCGCTGCTCCTCGAGAACCGCGGCTTCGACCGCTTGGCGGTCCGAGCCGTCGGTCAGCCGGCGCTCCACCTGACGCTGGAATTCGCCGAACAACGTCTCCCAGATCCGTGGTACGAAATTCAGCTCGGTGGGCCGCACCAGCTCGAGGTCCTCGAGCAGCGTGGAGAGATCGCTCTTGGCCGCGAAGTAGGCGGTGCCGCCGTTGCCGAGGGTGCCGTACAGGATGCCGCGCCCCATGACGTGGCTCATCGGCATGAAGTTGAGGGTGATCGATGCGGCGCTCTCGCCGAACCAGTTCTTGCTGCCGCGGCGCCACATCTTGCCGACGTTGCTCGCGGGGTACATCGCGCCCTTGGGGGCGCCGGTGCTGCCCGAGGTGTAGATCAGCAGGGCCAGCGGGTCGTCCTCCTGCGGCTCCGGCAGCGCCGTGTCGGGCAGCGCCCTGCCGCGGTCGAGGACGTCGGTCAGGGTCTCGACGGTGACCGCGGTGTCGGCCAGCCGCCCGCGCGCGGCCTCGACGGCCTCGCGCTGGTCGTCGACCTCGGGGTGGTAGTCGAACACGACCAGGTGGGTGGGGGCGGGGCCGCTGAGGATCAGCTCGACGGCGTCGGGCAGCTGGTTGACGCTCGACGCGACCACGCTGGGCTCGGTCTCGACCACGATGGGCTGCAGCTGGGTGAGCGCGGCGCTGGTCTGCAACGGAACGGCCACAGCACCCACCTGGCCCAGCGCCATGTCGATGGTGGCGTAGTCGACGCTGTTGAAGCCCAGCACACAGACCCGGTCGCCGGGCCGCACGGGCCCGTCGGCAAGGGCCCGGGCCAGCGCACCGACGCGTTCGCCCAGCTCGCCGTAGGTGATGGTCTCGTAGCGGGGGAGCAGCTCGAGCGTGGTGCGTCCGGTGTGCGGGTCCTTGACGAACTCCATCACGCGCTGCCCGAGCGCCGGCCGGTCCGCGTAGCCGTCCAGCACCGTCCGGACGATCCGCGGCAACGAAAGCCCGGGCTCCTCGAGGGCGGCGGTGATCTCGGGGTCGGGGCGGGCCGCTGCGAATTGCGGGTCGGTGGCGGTCAGCTCTTCGATGCGGCGGGCGAGACGCTCGTCGGTGTTCGGTGTGCTCATAAACGTGTCCTTACCAAATGAAATTCAGATCAATTCGCGGCGAATGCGCTGATAATTAGAACGTTAGCTAAAGTAATGGTATTCCTCCATAGGCGCGCCCAATGGCGCGGGTGTGAGATTGCCCACCAGGGGCGTCGTCGCGATCCCCAGGTGGTCTAGAGGTCGCCCAGAACGTCGCCGAGCAGGTCGAGTCCTTCGCTCAGTAGCTCGTCGGTGATGGTCAGTGGGGGCAGCAACCGGACGATGTTGCCGAACATGCCGCAGGTCAACACGATGACCCCGGCCGCGTGGGCGGCCATGGACCACTTCTTGGCAAGTTCCGCGTCCGGATCGGCGGAACCCGATTTCACCAACTCCACGGCGATCATCGCGCCGCGGCCTCGGACGTCGCCGATCCGGTCGTCGGCGGCCTGCAGCCGCAGCAGCGGTTCGGTGATCAGCCGTTCCAGCTGTCGCGCCCGCTCGACGAGGCCGTCGTCCTCGATGGTCTCGATGGTGGCCAGCGCCGCGGCACAGGCAAGGGGGTTTCCGCCGAACGTGCCACCCAAACCGCCGACGTGCGGCGCATCCATGATTTCCGCACGGCCGGTGACGGCGGACAGCGGGAGCCCGTCGGCGATGCCCTTGGCGGTGCAGATCAGGTCGGGCTCGATCCCCTCGTGCTCGCAGGCGAACATCGCGCCCGTGCGCGCGAAACCGGTCTGCACCTCGTCGGCGATGAACACCACCCCGTTGTCGCGGCACCAGGTGAGCAGGGTCGGCAGGAAGCCCTCGGCCGGCACGATGAATCCGCCCTCGCCGGCGATCGGCTCGATGATGACGGCGGCCAGGTCGTCGGCGCCGACCTGGCTGTCGATGATGGTGATGGCGCGGGCCGCGGCCTTTTCGCCGTCGGTGGCCAGCTCCTTGTCGAGCAGCCCGTCGCGGAAGGGGTAGGACATGGGCGCCCGGTAGACCTCGGGCGCGAACGGGCCGAATCCGCTCTTGTAGGGCTTGGACTTGGCGGTGAGCGCCAAGGCCAGGTTGGTGCGCCCGTGATAGGCGTGGTTGAACGCCACCACCGCGGGCTTGCGGGTGTAGGAGCGCGCCACCTTCACCGCGTTCTCGACGGCCTCCGCGCCGGAATTGAACAGGACCGACCGCTTCTCGCCGGAGCCGGGAGTGAGCCGGTTGAGTTGCTCGGCGACCGCCACGTACTGCTCGTACGGGGTGACCATGAAGCAGGTGTGGGTGAACTCGGCCACCTGGGCGCGCACCGCCTCGACGACGCGCGGCGACGAGTTGCCGATGGTGGTGACGGCGATGCCGGAGGCCAGGTCGATGAGCCGGTTGCCGTCGACGTCCTCGACGATGCCTCCGCCGGCGCGCGCGACCCACACCGGCATGGAGACGTTCACGCCGCCCGAGACGGCCGCGGCGCGGCGCTTGGTCAATTCGAGCGATGCGGGACCGGGGATTTCGGTGACCAGCTTGCGGCTTTGCTCGAGGCTGGCCACTGTCATCCTCCTCACCGCGGCGCGCGGGTCGCGTCGCGGTTAAAGCCTAGCGGTCGGCTCCGGCCGGCGGCCTGCCAAACTGGACGGGCACACTGGACCGAGGGATTGTCAATACGAAAGACGGGTCGATGCAGAGTTTGGTCTTGTTCCTGCCGTTCCTGCTGATCATGGGCGGCTTCATGTACTTCGCGTCGCGGCGCCAGCGGCGCGCGATGCAGGCCACCATCGACCTCCACGAGTCGCTGCGGCCGGGGGACCGGGTGCACACCACCTCGGGTCTGGAGGCGACGGTCGTTGCAATCGCGGACGAGACCGTCGAACTCGAGATCGCGCCCGGCGTGGTGACCACCTGGATGAAGATGGCCGTCCGCGACCGGATCGTCCCCGACACCGACGAGGACGAGTCGGAGAACGACGCCGACGCCGACGAGACCCCGGTCATCAAGGATTCCTGACGGGAATTCCCGACCGACCGGGCGCCGACGGGGACCACGTAGGCTCTGTCGGGATTGCGAACCGATTCTCGAGCAGAAGGGAAGGACCGTGGCATCGTCTTCGGCGCCGGTGCACGCTGCCCGCTACCTGTCGGTGTTCGCCTTAATGCTCGTCGGTGTCTACCTGCTGGTCTTCCTGACGGGCGACAAGCGGGCCGCTCCCAAGCTCGGCATCGACCTGCAAGGCGGCACCCGCGTCACGCTGACCGCCCGCACGCCGGACGGCTCCGCCCCGAGCCGCGAGGCGTTGGCGCAGGCGCAGCAGATCATCAGCTCCCGGGTCAACGGTCTCGGTGTCTCCGGCTCCGAGGTCGTCGTCGACGGGGACAACCTGGTCATCACGGTGCCCGGCAGCGACGGCAACGAGGCCCGCAACCTCGGGCAGACCGCCCGCCTCTACATCCGGCCAGTGATCCAGGCGGTCCCGGCGCAAAGCGCCCCGCCCAAGGCGCCGCGTCAGCCCGCCGGCGCGCCGCCGCCCGGTGCCCCCGGTGCCCCCGGCGCTCCCGGCGCCCCCGGCGCGCCGCCGCCCGGTCTGGCGCCGGAGCCCGCGCCACCCGGACAGCCCGCGCCCGGCCAGCCCGCGCCGCAGCCGCGGCCCTATCCCCAGGACCCACCGCCGAGTCCCGCGCCCAGCCCGAGTCCCGCGCCCAGCCCGAGTCCAGCGCCCGGGCCCGGACAGCCGGCCGGGGAAGCGCCGCCGCCGATCCAGCCCCCGGACCCGCGCAAGGAACTCGCCGAGCGCATCGCCGAGGAAAAGAACCTGCGGCAGAGCACCCGTCAGGGTGTTCAGTACATCGCCCTGCAGTTCGAGGCGACCCAGTGCGACAAGACCGACATCCTCGCCGGCAACGATGACCCGAAGCTGCCCCTGGTCACCTGTTCCACCGACCACAAGGCGGCGTATCTGCTGGGCCCGTCGATCATCAGCGGCGACCAGATTGAGGACGCCACGTCGTCGCTGAACCAGCGCGGCATCGGTTACGTCGTCGACGTGCAGTTCAAGCCGGCCGCCGCGAACGTCTGGGCGGACTTCACCGCCGCCCACGTCGGCGAGCAGACGGCCTTCACCCTGGACTCCCAGGTCGTCAGCGCCCCGCGCATCAACGAGGCGATCCCGGGCGGCCGCACCCAGATCAGTGGCGGTGACCCGCCTTTCAGCGCCGCCACCGCCCGCCAGCTGGCCAACGTGCTCAAGTACGGGTCGCTGCCGCTGTCGTTCGAATCGTCGGAGGCGCAGACGGTTTCGGCGACGCTGGGGCTCACCTCGCTGCGGGCGGGCCTCATCGCGGGCGCGATCGGGTTGCTGCTGGTGCTGCTGTATTCGCTGCTGTACTACCGGGTGCTCGGGCTGCTCACGGCGTTGTCCTTGGTCGCTTCGGGCGCGATGATTTTCGCGATCCTGGTGCTGTTGGGCCGGTACATCAACTACACCCTGGACCTGGCGGGGATCGCGGGTCTGATCATCGGCATCGGCACCACCGCCGACTCGTTCGTGGTGTTCTTCGAACG
This genomic window from Mycobacterium saskatchewanense contains:
- a CDS encoding DUF4178 domain-containing protein, with protein sequence MGTVLVVIAAALFIASVVVLVVALRRPRASGPAGARRDPLSFDASPPQFGPRQLGPGAIVSYGGVDYVVRGSVTFREGPFVWWEHLLEGGDDPVWFSVEEDDGRLELVMWVTRKDLTLQPGDRYVVDGVTFHESERGRASYTTEGTTGLPAGGEMEFLDCANADQSALLSFERWAPDTPWEISTGKPVRTGELTVYPAPASP
- the ruvC gene encoding crossover junction endodeoxyribonuclease RuvC yields the protein MRVMGVDPGLTRCGLSVVESGRGRSVVALDVDVVRTPSDAALPMRLLAISDAVEHWLDTHRPDVIAIERVFSQLNVTTVMGTAQAGGVIALAAARRGLDVYFHTPTEVKAAVTGNGTADKAQVTAMVTKILALQAKPTPADAADALALAICHCWRAPMLARLAQAEALAARQRQAYNAKLKAQLKAAR
- the ruvA gene encoding Holliday junction branch migration protein RuvA, with translation MIASVRGEVLAVALDHAVIEAAGVGYRVNATPSTLATLRQGSEAGLITAMIVREDSMTLYGFADAETRDLFLTLMSVSGVGPRLAMATLAVHDAAALRQALHDGDVAALTRVPGIGKRGAERMVLELRDKIGAPSAGGVPASAASNGHAVRGPVVEALIGLGFPAKQAEEATDKVLADAQDATTSGTLRAALSVLGKSR
- the ruvB gene encoding Holliday junction branch migration DNA helicase RuvB is translated as MNRDFADEPPDREVSPALTVGEGDIDVSLRPRSLREFIGQPRVREQLQLVIEGAKNRGGTPDHILLSGPPGLGKTSLAMIIAAELGSSLRVTSGPALERAGDLAAMLSNLVEHDVLFIDEIHRIARPAEEMLYLAMEDFRVDVVVGKGPGATSIPLEVAPFTLVGATTRSGALTGPLRDRFGFTAHMDFYEPAELERVLARSAGILGIELGDDAGAEIARRSRGTPRIANRLLRRVRDYAEVRADGIITRDVAKSALAVYDVDELGLDRLDRAVLSALTRSFGGGPVGVSTLAVAVGEEAATVEEVCEPFLVRAGMIARTPRGRVATPQAWTHLGMTPPVGASQPGLFE
- a CDS encoding DUF1304 domain-containing protein yields the protein MINAGLIFAGLAALLHVYIFIMESLTWTSPRTRATFGTTPEEAETTKLLAFNQGFYNLFLAIITAVGIATVSIGHHVVGATLILAGAGSMAAAAVVLLVSAPDKARAALVQGIFPALAIALLLLGVR
- the car gene encoding carboxylic acid reductase, translated to MSTPNTDERLARRIEELTATDPQFAAARPDPEITAALEEPGLSLPRIVRTVLDGYADRPALGQRVMEFVKDPHTGRTTLELLPRYETITYGELGERVGALARALADGPVRPGDRVCVLGFNSVDYATIDMALGQVGAVAVPLQTSAALTQLQPIVVETEPSVVASSVNQLPDAVELILSGPAPTHLVVFDYHPEVDDQREAVEAARGRLADTAVTVETLTDVLDRGRALPDTALPEPQEDDPLALLIYTSGSTGAPKGAMYPASNVGKMWRRGSKNWFGESAASITLNFMPMSHVMGRGILYGTLGNGGTAYFAAKSDLSTLLEDLELVRPTELNFVPRIWETLFGEFQRQVERRLTDGSDRQAVEAAVLEEQRRYLLGGRFIFAMTGSAPTSPDLRNWVVSLLQMDLLDGYGSTEAGMVLFDGEVQRPPVIDYKLVDVPDLGYFATDRPYPRGELLLRTENMFPGYYKRAETTASVFDEDGYYRTGDVFAEVAPDRLVYVDRRNNVLKLAQGEFVTLAKLEAEFGNSPLVRQIYVYGNSSQPYLLAVVVPTEEALARWDLDTLKGEIADSLQSVARQADLQSYEVPRDFIIETTPFSLENGLLTGIRKLAWPKLKQHYGERLEQLYAELAQGQANELAELRRSGADAPVLQTVTRAAAAMLGTAASDLSPDAHFTDLGGDSLSALTFGNLLREIFDIDVPVGVIVSPANDLAAIAGYIEAERQGTKRPTFAAVHGRGATEVRASDLTLDKFLDAETLSAAPNLPKPAAEVRTVLLTGSTGFLGRYLALEWLERMDLVDGKVIALVRAKSDEEARARLDKTFDSGDPKLLEHYRELAADHLEVIAGDKGEANLGLDAQTWQRLADTVDLIVDPAALVNHVLPYSELFGPNAVGTAELIRIALTTKLKPYTYVSTIGVGDQIQPGQFVEDADVRQVSATRAVNDNYANGYGNSKWAGEVLLREAHDLCGLPVAVFRCDMILADTTYAGQLNLPDMFTRLMLSLVATGIAPGSFYELDENGNRQRAHYDGLPVEFIAAAISTLSPREGYDTYHVMNPYDDGIGLDEYVDWLIDAGYSLQRIADYGEWLRRFEGSMRALPERQRQYSLLPLLHNYQQPEKPLRGSLAPTDRFRAAVQEAKIGPDKDIPHVSAPIIVKYVTDLQLLGLL
- the gabT gene encoding 4-aminobutyrate--2-oxoglutarate transaminase, which gives rise to MASLEQSRKLVTEIPGPASLELTKRRAAAVSGGVNVSMPVWVARAGGGIVEDVDGNRLIDLASGIAVTTIGNSSPRVVEAVRAQVAEFTHTCFMVTPYEQYVAVAEQLNRLTPGSGEKRSVLFNSGAEAVENAVKVARSYTRKPAVVAFNHAYHGRTNLALALTAKSKPYKSGFGPFAPEVYRAPMSYPFRDGLLDKELATDGEKAAARAITIIDSQVGADDLAAVIIEPIAGEGGFIVPAEGFLPTLLTWCRDNGVVFIADEVQTGFARTGAMFACEHEGIEPDLICTAKGIADGLPLSAVTGRAEIMDAPHVGGLGGTFGGNPLACAAALATIETIEDDGLVERARQLERLITEPLLRLQAADDRIGDVRGRGAMIAVELVKSGSADPDAELAKKWSMAAHAAGVIVLTCGMFGNIVRLLPPLTITDELLSEGLDLLGDVLGDL
- the yajC gene encoding preprotein translocase subunit YajC, with the protein product MQSLVLFLPFLLIMGGFMYFASRRQRRAMQATIDLHESLRPGDRVHTTSGLEATVVAIADETVELEIAPGVVTTWMKMAVRDRIVPDTDEDESENDADADETPVIKDS
- the secD gene encoding protein translocase subunit SecD — translated: MASSSAPVHAARYLSVFALMLVGVYLLVFLTGDKRAAPKLGIDLQGGTRVTLTARTPDGSAPSREALAQAQQIISSRVNGLGVSGSEVVVDGDNLVITVPGSDGNEARNLGQTARLYIRPVIQAVPAQSAPPKAPRQPAGAPPPGAPGAPGAPGAPGAPPPGLAPEPAPPGQPAPGQPAPQPRPYPQDPPPSPAPSPSPAPSPSPAPGPGQPAGEAPPPIQPPDPRKELAERIAEEKNLRQSTRQGVQYIALQFEATQCDKTDILAGNDDPKLPLVTCSTDHKAAYLLGPSIISGDQIEDATSSLNQRGIGYVVDVQFKPAAANVWADFTAAHVGEQTAFTLDSQVVSAPRINEAIPGGRTQISGGDPPFSAATARQLANVLKYGSLPLSFESSEAQTVSATLGLTSLRAGLIAGAIGLLLVLLYSLLYYRVLGLLTALSLVASGAMIFAILVLLGRYINYTLDLAGIAGLIIGIGTTADSFVVFFERIKDEIREGRSFRSAVPRGWVRARKTIVSGNAVTFLAAAVLYFLAIGQVKGFAFTLGLTTILDLVVVFLVTWPLVYLASKSPTLAKPRYNGLGAVQQVARERRASAVVKTGRGSA